From a region of the Paraburkholderia caribensis genome:
- a CDS encoding tetratricopeptide repeat protein, translated as MKNRLFTSLSGAVLVCGMIAGCATQGNSTPSTPEAFNKALSDADTVAKNGDQDRAIALYQQLSKTDPTREEPWSRIAQIQFTQGHYGQAIVAAQEALQRDQTDRQAKSVLAVAGLRVATQSLGELRQDAALAGDAKSDAQALAKQLRDTLGEATLFPPEATDKQPAKKKRVVRHVAKQAPKASDSADSSAAAPAANAPAQAPAATPAAPAAPAKAAQSGGASDPFSALR; from the coding sequence ATGAAAAATCGGCTCTTTACCAGTCTTTCTGGGGCAGTGCTGGTATGCGGCATGATTGCCGGATGCGCCACACAGGGAAATTCCACTCCGTCCACGCCTGAAGCATTTAACAAGGCGCTCAGCGACGCAGATACCGTAGCGAAGAATGGCGATCAGGATCGCGCCATCGCGCTTTATCAGCAATTGTCAAAAACCGATCCGACGCGTGAAGAGCCGTGGTCGCGCATTGCGCAGATCCAGTTCACGCAGGGGCATTACGGGCAGGCCATCGTCGCCGCGCAGGAAGCATTGCAGCGCGACCAGACCGACCGTCAGGCGAAGAGCGTGCTGGCCGTCGCGGGCTTGCGCGTCGCGACGCAGTCGCTTGGTGAATTGCGTCAGGACGCGGCGCTTGCGGGCGACGCGAAGTCCGATGCACAAGCGCTTGCGAAGCAATTGCGCGACACGCTCGGCGAAGCCACGCTGTTCCCGCCGGAGGCGACCGACAAGCAGCCTGCGAAGAAGAAGCGTGTCGTGCGTCATGTGGCAAAACAGGCGCCAAAGGCAAGCGATTCCGCGGACAGCAGCGCCGCGGCACCCGCTGCCAACGCGCCCGCGCAGGCACCTGCCGCCACGCCTGCCGCACCCGCTGCGCCCGCGAAAGCGGCGCAAAGCGGCGGCGCGTCCGATCCTTTTAGCGCGCTGCGCTGA
- the tssB gene encoding type VI secretion system contractile sheath small subunit has product MAKKESIQKRLQKVRPPRVQLTYEVERGDAIEVKELPFVVGVVADLAGQSEVEQPKLRDRKFVSIDRDNFDDVMKAIEPRAAFQVENRLSDAGGTFGVDVRFRSMADFNPDEVVAQIEPLRRLLEARSKLADLRNKLAGNDKLEDLLGEVLKNTQQLQALAGTTPRAEGDGADGESRTDENK; this is encoded by the coding sequence ATGGCAAAGAAAGAAAGTATTCAAAAGCGCTTGCAGAAAGTGCGGCCGCCGCGCGTTCAACTGACCTATGAGGTCGAGCGCGGCGATGCGATCGAAGTGAAGGAATTGCCGTTCGTGGTCGGTGTGGTGGCCGATCTCGCCGGACAGTCGGAAGTCGAACAGCCGAAGCTGCGGGATCGCAAGTTCGTCAGTATCGACCGCGACAATTTCGACGACGTGATGAAAGCCATCGAGCCGCGCGCGGCCTTCCAGGTGGAAAACCGCCTGAGCGATGCGGGCGGGACGTTCGGTGTCGATGTGCGGTTCCGGTCCATGGCCGACTTCAATCCCGACGAAGTGGTCGCGCAAATCGAGCCGCTACGCCGCCTGCTCGAAGCGCGTTCGAAACTCGCGGATCTGCGCAACAAGCTGGCCGGCAACGACAAGCTCGAAGATCTGCTTGGCGAAGTGCTGAAGAACACGCAGCAATTGCAGGCGCTCGCGGGTACGACGCCACGCGCCGAAGGCGATGGCGCGGACGGCGAATCGCGTACTGACGAGAACAAGTAG
- the tssJ gene encoding type VI secretion system lipoprotein TssJ, translating into MNTRAIRVASLIALSLAGSSLLAGCAAGVSVLGAAASSALQAAGIGKPDVPDSQKPPRNIGLTLYAAPNLNAANDKRPLALVVRLYALKDPTSFQQAPFDTFTDPAKEKSTLGGDLLGVREVTLIPGQRYNVTEKVSREAQAFGIVALFRDPAMQRWKFAFDPGKSEKSGIMIGLHNCAMTVTNGTVIPPDQGLPLQSLNLLSSVSCG; encoded by the coding sequence ATGAATACGCGCGCTATCCGGGTTGCATCGCTAATTGCATTGAGTCTGGCTGGAAGCTCGCTGCTGGCGGGTTGCGCGGCGGGGGTCAGCGTGCTTGGCGCAGCTGCCTCCTCGGCCCTGCAGGCTGCGGGAATCGGCAAGCCGGACGTGCCCGACTCGCAAAAGCCGCCACGCAATATCGGCTTGACCTTATATGCCGCGCCCAATCTGAACGCAGCGAATGACAAGCGTCCGCTCGCACTCGTCGTGCGCCTCTATGCGCTGAAAGACCCCACTTCTTTTCAACAGGCGCCTTTCGATACGTTTACTGATCCAGCCAAAGAGAAAAGTACTTTGGGTGGCGATCTGCTTGGCGTGCGCGAGGTGACGCTCATTCCCGGCCAGCGCTATAACGTCACTGAGAAGGTATCGCGCGAAGCGCAGGCATTCGGTATCGTTGCCCTATTCCGCGATCCCGCCATGCAACGCTGGAAGTTCGCGTTCGATCCGGGAAAGTCGGAGAAATCCGGCATAATGATCGGGCTGCATAACTGCGCAATGACGGTGACAAACGGCACTGTGATTCCGCCTGATCAGGGATTGCCCCTGCAGTCATTGAATTTGCTGTCGTCGGTCAGTTGTGGCTAA
- a CDS encoding aminotransferase-like domain-containing protein has translation MASSIGKAARSNGAATGADQTNGDAVQTKRATYIEVSASIEDEIRGGVYPPGSRLPPQRQLATELGINVSTVSRAYKELQLRGLVIGSKRRGSLVTGGAMPRVETASAPNAAPGGAIDLTVNRPATGEFLASLATTLSDLPRDPRYASLQEYQPPQGPDWARAAGAKWMAGPGFMPSQEHLVVTSGAQHGLYAVLNSLIGTDGVIVADRLTYYGLKALAPVFQFEIVSVPSDRDGLITDEVERICSRVPVKAIFTVPNLQNPTVTTMSLERRVALVDIARRYGVAIIEDDVYGPLVSQRLPTLASLCPELTFHIAATSKILAPGLRLGYLLSPPERAALAAEAVRTTAWMPAPMSMLIATIWIEDGTARRIMDAQLAEIRVRHDLARQILPQEWLESDPACMFVWLKLPPPWRADDFAANARARGVVVMPSSAFAVDRAEVEHGVRINLACASSREQLVSALQTLAQALRDRPRALFGTI, from the coding sequence ATGGCTTCCAGCATAGGCAAGGCAGCACGCAGCAACGGCGCCGCAACCGGGGCAGACCAGACAAACGGTGATGCCGTCCAGACAAAACGCGCGACCTATATCGAGGTATCGGCGTCGATCGAGGACGAGATTCGCGGCGGGGTCTATCCGCCCGGCAGCCGTCTGCCGCCGCAGCGTCAACTCGCCACCGAGCTCGGCATCAATGTGTCGACGGTGTCGCGCGCGTACAAGGAATTGCAACTGCGCGGCCTCGTGATCGGCAGCAAGCGGCGCGGCTCGCTCGTGACGGGCGGCGCCATGCCGCGTGTCGAAACCGCGAGCGCGCCGAATGCCGCGCCGGGCGGCGCGATCGATCTGACCGTCAACCGGCCCGCGACGGGTGAGTTCCTCGCGTCTCTCGCAACGACGCTCTCCGATCTGCCGCGCGATCCGCGCTATGCGTCGCTACAGGAATACCAGCCGCCGCAGGGTCCCGACTGGGCGCGCGCAGCGGGCGCGAAGTGGATGGCGGGGCCGGGCTTCATGCCGTCGCAGGAACATCTCGTCGTCACCAGCGGCGCGCAGCATGGCCTCTATGCCGTGCTCAACAGCCTGATCGGCACGGACGGGGTGATCGTCGCCGACCGGCTCACGTATTACGGCCTGAAGGCGCTTGCGCCCGTGTTCCAGTTCGAGATAGTCAGCGTGCCGAGCGACCGCGACGGGCTGATCACGGATGAAGTCGAACGCATTTGCAGCCGCGTGCCCGTCAAGGCGATTTTCACGGTGCCGAATCTGCAGAACCCGACCGTGACGACGATGAGCCTGGAACGGCGTGTGGCGCTCGTCGATATCGCGCGGCGTTATGGCGTGGCGATCATCGAAGACGACGTGTATGGCCCGCTCGTTTCGCAGCGTCTGCCTACGCTTGCCAGTCTGTGCCCGGAGCTGACGTTTCACATCGCCGCGACCTCGAAGATACTCGCACCCGGGCTGCGCCTGGGCTATCTGCTGAGTCCGCCCGAGCGCGCCGCGCTCGCCGCCGAAGCCGTGCGTACCACAGCCTGGATGCCTGCGCCGATGTCGATGCTGATCGCGACGATCTGGATCGAGGACGGCACCGCGCGACGCATCATGGACGCGCAACTCGCGGAAATCCGCGTGCGGCACGATCTTGCGCGGCAGATTCTGCCGCAAGAGTGGCTGGAGTCCGACCCCGCGTGCATGTTCGTGTGGCTCAAGCTGCCGCCGCCGTGGCGCGCCGACGATTTCGCCGCGAATGCGAGAGCGCGCGGCGTGGTCGTGATGCCGTCGTCGGCCTTTGCGGTCGACCGCGCCGAGGTCGAGCACGGCGTGCGGATCAATCTCGCGTGCGCGTCTTCGCGCGAGCAACTGGTGAGCGCGCTGCAAACGCTGGCGCAAGCGTTGCGCGATCGCCCGCGTGCGTTGTTCGGCACGATCTGA
- a CDS encoding branched-chain amino acid ABC transporter substrate-binding protein, producing the protein MNRRTWLMRLGVCALAAHASFAFAADPEIVKIGFVGPLTGPVARVGKDLQYGAQLALDEENAKHPTVAGKPVKFVLDVQDDQADPRVAIQVAQKLVDEGVVGVIGHYNSGCSIPASTVYHNANVAMITPGSTNPQLTKQGYKNVFRTMGHDGIGGVVAGHFVVEQMKAKRIGIIDDRTAFGQGLADAFEKGVKEANGNIVSREFTNDKAVDFRAILTSLKSKNVDVIFFGGLDEQGAMLVKQMRSLGMQAQLFGAGALKSNAFLQIAGTSGERTQDLEPGPALDKLPAAQDFGKRYKARFNQDVELYAPFAYDAALAMLKAIHDANSLDRAKIVESLAKVSLTGVTGKITFDPYGDLIKPPYTLFEVQQGQWKSVKTVGGGV; encoded by the coding sequence ATGAATCGACGTACATGGCTGATGAGGTTAGGGGTTTGCGCTCTGGCGGCGCATGCTTCATTCGCATTCGCTGCGGACCCGGAAATCGTCAAGATAGGTTTTGTCGGGCCGTTGACGGGACCCGTCGCGCGGGTCGGCAAGGATCTGCAATACGGCGCGCAACTTGCGCTCGATGAAGAAAACGCGAAGCATCCGACCGTTGCTGGCAAGCCGGTCAAGTTCGTGCTCGACGTGCAGGATGACCAGGCTGATCCGCGCGTCGCGATTCAGGTTGCGCAAAAGCTGGTCGATGAAGGCGTGGTGGGTGTGATTGGCCACTACAACTCGGGGTGCAGCATTCCGGCTTCGACTGTGTATCACAACGCGAATGTCGCGATGATCACGCCGGGTTCGACCAATCCGCAATTGACCAAGCAGGGCTACAAGAACGTGTTCCGCACGATGGGGCATGACGGCATCGGCGGCGTGGTGGCGGGGCATTTCGTCGTCGAGCAGATGAAGGCGAAGCGCATTGGCATCATCGACGACCGCACGGCGTTCGGGCAAGGTCTTGCCGATGCATTCGAGAAAGGCGTGAAGGAAGCGAACGGCAACATCGTGTCACGCGAATTCACTAACGACAAGGCCGTTGATTTTCGCGCGATTCTCACTTCGCTGAAGAGCAAGAATGTCGATGTGATTTTCTTTGGTGGGTTGGACGAGCAGGGTGCGATGCTGGTGAAGCAGATGCGTTCGCTGGGGATGCAGGCACAGCTGTTTGGTGCGGGCGCGTTGAAGAGTAATGCGTTTCTGCAGATTGCGGGTACTTCGGGTGAGCGCACCCAGGATCTTGAACCGGGACCCGCGCTGGATAAGTTGCCTGCGGCGCAGGACTTCGGCAAGCGGTATAAGGCGCGATTCAATCAGGATGTCGAGCTGTATGCGCCCTTTGCATATGATGCTGCGCTCGCTATGTTGAAGGCGATTCATGATGCTAATTCGCTCGATCGCGCGAAGATCGTTGAGAGTTTGGCTAAGGTTTCGTTGACGGGTGTTACTGGGAAGATTACTTTTGATCCTTATGGGGATCTGATTAAGCCGCCATATACGCTCTTCGAGGTGCAGCAGGGGCAGTGGAAGAGTGTTAAGACTGTGGGTGGGGGAGTGTGA
- a CDS encoding NAD(P)/FAD-dependent oxidoreductase, translating to MAEIGIVGAGFIGLASAGWLMRDGHRVTLFDPSGVAQGASFGNAGTFAPYGCIPVNNPSVFRDLPRFLLSSESPFRLRWSYLPHVLPWLARFMISSTRKRYEASAGALAALLAQAQDGYAPLLEERELAKYVRPRECLYLYSSGASFDASRASLNLRKQLGVSFDVLSAAEVRELEPALAPIFERGVLFRDSWHFSDPQGFLLSLHELLAARGLELERKSVSAIAPAADGVTLTTDDGTPRRFDHVVVATGARSAKFAAQCGDRVPLDTERGYHVRYRGATHLISRPVGWAERGFYMTPMDDGVRVAGTVELGGFSDVRNRSLLDLLTFSSKRALPGLTQPDSTWLGFRPTLPDGVPVLGRSSDSERVIYAFGHQHLGLTLAGVSGRIVADLVARRAPPLDLSRYAPTRF from the coding sequence ATGGCAGAGATCGGCATTGTCGGCGCGGGTTTCATCGGGCTTGCGAGCGCCGGCTGGCTGATGCGCGACGGGCACCGCGTCACGCTGTTCGATCCGTCCGGCGTCGCGCAGGGCGCGTCGTTCGGCAACGCGGGCACGTTCGCGCCGTATGGCTGCATTCCTGTGAACAATCCTTCCGTGTTCCGCGATCTGCCGCGTTTCCTGCTGTCGAGCGAGAGTCCGTTCCGTTTGCGCTGGAGTTATCTGCCGCACGTGTTGCCGTGGCTCGCGCGCTTCATGATCAGCTCGACGCGCAAGCGGTATGAGGCGAGTGCCGGCGCGCTCGCGGCATTGCTCGCGCAGGCGCAGGACGGCTATGCGCCGTTGCTGGAAGAGCGGGAGCTTGCGAAATACGTGAGACCGCGCGAGTGCCTCTATCTGTATTCGAGCGGTGCGTCGTTCGATGCATCGCGCGCTTCGCTGAATCTGCGCAAGCAACTCGGCGTGTCGTTCGACGTGCTGTCCGCCGCCGAGGTGCGCGAGCTGGAGCCCGCGCTTGCACCGATCTTCGAGCGGGGCGTGCTCTTCCGCGACAGCTGGCATTTCTCCGATCCGCAAGGCTTTCTGCTGTCGCTGCATGAACTGCTTGCGGCGCGTGGCCTGGAACTCGAACGCAAGAGCGTGAGCGCCATTGCTCCGGCGGCAGACGGCGTCACGTTGACGACCGACGACGGCACGCCACGCCGCTTCGATCATGTCGTCGTCGCGACGGGCGCGCGCTCCGCGAAGTTCGCGGCGCAATGCGGCGACCGCGTGCCGCTCGATACTGAGCGCGGCTATCACGTGCGCTATCGGGGCGCCACGCACCTGATTTCGCGGCCGGTCGGTTGGGCCGAGCGCGGCTTCTACATGACGCCGATGGACGACGGCGTGCGTGTTGCGGGGACGGTCGAACTGGGCGGCTTCAGCGACGTGCGCAATCGTTCGTTGCTGGACCTGCTGACGTTTTCTTCGAAGCGCGCATTGCCGGGGCTGACGCAACCCGACAGTACGTGGCTCGGCTTTCGGCCCACGCTGCCCGACGGCGTGCCTGTGCTGGGCCGTTCGAGCGACAGTGAGCGGGTGATTTACGCATTCGGGCATCAGCATCTCGGGCTGACGTTGGCGGGCGTGAGCGGGCGCATCGTGGCGGATCTGGTTGCGCGGCGCGCACCGCCGCTCGATCTGTCGCGCTACGCGCCGACACGGTTCTGA
- the tssK gene encoding type VI secretion system baseplate subunit TssK, with protein MSYSAKVLWGEGLFLRPQHFQRQDAYHEARLFESIQAIQPYNWGVRSVRFDRDALGSNVLRASELSLVFPDGALYAAPQADELPPPVALDTLPDGINEFTFYLALHPVRETGQNHASDEDGFVSRYVSRQSVVPDHFTDAAEADITFLKTSVKLIAHSEPRDQLLSVPLVRVRRTATSGFELDESFVPPCLAIDASPLLHQKLRQLIDALQAKVNALYGFHREPTKNIIEFRSGDIASFWLLHTASAAFAALAHLYQHSALHPERLFQELLRLAGQLMTFSKGYALADLPAYRHDDPGPGFARLDGMLRELLETVISTRYFAIALEEVRPSFHAGRLDSGKIDDKTQFFLAVSADLPAVELVDAVPARFKVGAPDDVDKLVLSAMPGVRLAYTPQVPPAIPVRPGACYFSLEARGALYERMLQARSTMIYAPSGLNDLKLELIAVTP; from the coding sequence ATGAGTTATTCCGCAAAGGTGCTCTGGGGGGAAGGTCTTTTTCTGAGGCCGCAGCATTTCCAGCGACAGGACGCGTACCACGAGGCACGCCTGTTCGAATCGATTCAGGCCATCCAGCCGTACAACTGGGGGGTGCGTTCGGTGCGCTTCGACCGCGATGCGCTCGGCAGCAACGTGCTGCGCGCGAGCGAACTGTCGCTCGTGTTTCCGGATGGCGCGCTCTACGCCGCGCCACAGGCCGACGAATTGCCGCCGCCCGTCGCGCTCGACACGCTGCCCGACGGCATCAACGAGTTCACGTTTTATCTCGCGCTGCATCCCGTGCGCGAAACGGGGCAGAACCATGCGAGCGATGAAGACGGCTTCGTGTCGCGCTATGTCAGCAGGCAGAGTGTCGTGCCCGACCATTTTACCGACGCCGCCGAAGCCGACATCACGTTCCTGAAAACCAGTGTGAAGCTGATCGCGCACAGCGAGCCGCGTGATCAGTTGTTGTCCGTGCCGCTCGTGCGCGTGCGCCGCACGGCGACTTCCGGTTTCGAACTCGATGAATCGTTCGTACCGCCCTGCCTTGCAATCGATGCATCGCCGCTTCTGCATCAAAAGCTGCGTCAGCTGATCGATGCGTTGCAGGCGAAGGTGAATGCGCTGTACGGTTTTCATCGCGAGCCGACCAAGAACATCATCGAGTTCCGCTCGGGCGACATTGCGTCGTTCTGGCTGCTGCATACGGCGAGTGCCGCGTTTGCCGCGCTTGCGCATCTTTATCAGCATTCCGCGCTGCATCCGGAGCGGCTGTTTCAGGAACTGCTACGGCTTGCGGGTCAACTGATGACGTTTTCCAAAGGCTACGCGCTCGCGGATCTGCCCGCCTATCGTCATGACGATCCTGGTCCGGGGTTCGCGCGCCTTGACGGCATGTTGCGCGAACTGCTGGAAACGGTGATCTCGACACGCTACTTCGCCATCGCGCTCGAAGAAGTTCGTCCGTCGTTCCATGCGGGGCGCCTCGACTCGGGCAAGATCGACGACAAGACGCAGTTCTTTCTCGCCGTGTCGGCGGATTTGCCCGCCGTCGAACTCGTCGACGCCGTGCCTGCGCGCTTCAAGGTCGGCGCCCCCGACGACGTCGACAAGCTGGTGCTTTCCGCGATGCCCGGCGTGCGGCTCGCCTACACGCCGCAAGTGCCGCCCGCGATTCCCGTGCGGCCGGGCGCATGTTACTTCTCGCTGGAAGCGCGCGGCGCGCTTTATGAGCGCATGTTGCAGGCCCGTTCGACGATGATCTATGCGCCGTCGGGACTCAACGATCTCAAACTCGAACTGATCGCGGTCACACCATGA
- the icmH gene encoding type IVB secretion system protein IcmH/DotU, producing MSYAPSLFDTDTQPSAMPPSALQPSYQVRSLLDLLYDGFFMLFLLKNGREPGNAAEFMNRIQQFLGDFERGAKKLDVAAEDAYTAKFAFCAAVDEMVLSSPFAIRTEWERRPLQLALFGEQLAGEKFFQHLEECRAQGAARLQSLEVFHMCLLLGFQGKYLLEGPEKLAYLTARLGDEIAHMKGKRAPFAPHWALPDQIAHRLKREVPLWTIGAVFAFVGLVAFLGLNAYLKDATLRSLAPYSQIVRLGPQSANLTISLP from the coding sequence ATGAGCTACGCCCCTTCCCTGTTCGACACCGACACGCAGCCGTCCGCAATGCCGCCGTCGGCCTTGCAGCCGAGCTATCAGGTTCGCTCGCTGCTCGATCTGCTGTACGACGGTTTTTTCATGCTGTTTCTGTTGAAGAACGGCCGCGAGCCGGGCAATGCTGCCGAGTTCATGAATCGCATCCAGCAGTTTCTGGGTGATTTCGAGCGCGGCGCGAAGAAGCTCGACGTTGCCGCGGAAGATGCTTATACGGCGAAGTTCGCGTTTTGCGCCGCCGTCGATGAGATGGTGCTGTCGTCGCCGTTTGCGATCCGCACCGAGTGGGAGCGACGTCCGTTGCAGCTTGCGTTGTTCGGCGAGCAGCTTGCCGGGGAGAAGTTTTTTCAGCATCTGGAGGAGTGTCGTGCGCAGGGGGCGGCGCGTTTGCAATCGCTCGAGGTCTTTCATATGTGTTTGCTACTGGGCTTTCAGGGCAAGTATTTGCTCGAAGGGCCGGAAAAGCTTGCGTATCTGACTGCGCGTCTTGGCGATGAGATCGCGCATATGAAGGGCAAACGCGCGCCGTTTGCGCCGCACTGGGCGTTGCCGGATCAGATCGCGCATCGGCTTAAGCGGGAAGTCCCGCTTTGGACCATTGGCGCGGTGTTTGCGTTTGTCGGGCTGGTGGCGTTTCTTGGGCTCAATGCGTATTTGAAGGATGCGACGTTGCGCTCGCTTGCGCCTTACTCGCAAATTGTCAGGCTTGGGCCGCAGTCGGCGAATTTGACTATTTCTCTGCCTTGA